The following are from one region of the Achromobacter xylosoxidans genome:
- the sucC gene encoding ADP-forming succinate--CoA ligase subunit beta produces the protein MKIHEYQGKELLKQFGVPVPRGIPALSVDEAVAAAEKLGGPVWVVKAQIHAGGRGKGGGVKLARSLDDVRKLASEILGMQLVTHQTGPEGQKVRRLYIEDGADIQKEYYVSLVTDRATQKVAFIASSEGGMDIEEVAHSTPEKIITEYIDPLTGLSAEQATKIANAIGLPADSTAQAVDVFQKLYKCYMDTDASLVEINPLNRDSKGNIIALDAKFNFDPNALFRHPEIVAYRDLDEEDPAEIEASKFDLAYIQLDGNIGCLVNGAGLAMATMDTIKLFGGEPANFLDVGGGATAEKVTEAFKIMLKNKSVKAILVNIFGGIMRCDVIAEGVIAACKAVNLNVPLVVRMKGTNEELGKKMLADSGLPIISADTMAEAATRVVAAVK, from the coding sequence ATGAAAATCCACGAGTATCAAGGCAAGGAACTGCTGAAGCAATTTGGCGTCCCCGTGCCGCGCGGGATTCCCGCTCTTTCCGTCGACGAGGCCGTGGCTGCCGCTGAAAAGCTGGGTGGACCGGTGTGGGTCGTCAAGGCACAAATTCACGCGGGCGGCCGCGGCAAGGGCGGCGGCGTGAAGCTGGCGCGCTCGCTGGACGACGTCCGCAAGCTGGCCTCGGAAATCCTGGGCATGCAGCTGGTCACGCACCAGACCGGCCCGGAAGGCCAGAAGGTCCGCCGCCTGTACATCGAAGACGGCGCCGACATCCAGAAGGAATACTACGTGTCGCTGGTCACCGACCGCGCCACCCAGAAGGTTGCCTTCATCGCTTCCAGCGAAGGCGGCATGGACATCGAGGAAGTGGCCCACTCCACTCCCGAGAAGATCATCACCGAATACATCGACCCGCTGACCGGCCTGTCGGCCGAGCAAGCCACCAAGATCGCCAACGCGATCGGCCTGCCCGCTGACTCCACCGCCCAGGCCGTGGACGTGTTCCAGAAGCTCTACAAGTGCTACATGGACACCGACGCCTCCCTGGTCGAAATCAACCCGCTGAACCGCGACAGCAAGGGCAACATCATCGCCCTGGACGCCAAGTTCAACTTCGATCCCAACGCCCTGTTCCGCCACCCGGAAATCGTCGCCTACCGCGACCTGGACGAAGAAGATCCGGCTGAAATCGAAGCCAGCAAGTTCGACCTGGCCTACATCCAGCTCGACGGCAACATCGGCTGCCTGGTGAACGGCGCCGGCCTGGCCATGGCCACCATGGACACCATCAAGCTGTTCGGCGGCGAGCCGGCCAACTTCCTGGACGTCGGCGGCGGCGCCACCGCCGAGAAGGTCACGGAAGCCTTCAAGATCATGCTCAAGAACAAGAGCGTGAAGGCCATCCTGGTCAACATCTTCGGCGGCATCATGCGCTGCGACGTCATCGCCGAAGGCGTGATCGCTGCTTGCAAGGCCGTCAACCTGAACGTGCCGCTGGTCGTCCGCATGAAGGGCACCAACGAAGAACTCGGCAAGAAGATGCTGGCCGACTCCGGTCTGCCGATCATCAGCGCCGACACGATGGCTGAAGCCGCCACCCGCGTCGTAGCCGCCGTCAAGTAA
- a CDS encoding DUF2889 domain-containing protein, with product MPLPPPDYPRQPLHTRSIRVQSYAREDGLWDLEAELIDVKAYDFPKRDGEMFKAGQPIHHMHLRITIDENFAIVAAQAVYDAAPYGEHCMAIEPAYTDLIGMNLLKGFRRQVKERFGHVEGCTHMTELSQVLPTAAVQTMANRRRQENNPNRRPFQLDGCHALSTRGPVVAEHYPKWYTGGSAEASADSSSDSPSFSHTS from the coding sequence ATGCCCTTGCCACCGCCGGACTATCCTCGCCAACCATTGCACACGCGTTCCATACGCGTGCAGTCGTATGCGCGCGAAGACGGGCTCTGGGACCTGGAAGCCGAGCTGATCGACGTCAAGGCGTACGATTTCCCCAAGCGCGACGGCGAGATGTTCAAGGCCGGACAACCCATCCACCACATGCATCTGCGCATCACCATCGACGAGAATTTCGCGATCGTGGCGGCGCAGGCCGTCTATGACGCCGCTCCCTACGGCGAGCATTGCATGGCCATCGAACCGGCTTACACTGATCTGATCGGCATGAACCTGCTCAAAGGGTTCCGCCGGCAGGTCAAGGAGCGGTTCGGGCACGTGGAGGGCTGTACGCACATGACCGAGCTGTCGCAGGTGCTGCCCACCGCGGCAGTCCAGACCATGGCCAACCGCCGGCGGCAGGAAAACAACCCGAACCGGCGTCCATTCCAACTGGACGGCTGCCACGCGCTAAGCACCCGCGGCCCGGTGGTGGCTGAGCACTATCCCAAGTGGTACACCGGGGGTAGCGCTGAGGCATCGGCCGATTCGTCCTCCGATTCACCTTCTTTTTCTCATACGTCCTGA
- a CDS encoding 4'-phosphopantetheinyl transferase superfamily protein has product MELWLLHLPASRPRQRQAARDWLAAELARRDPLAAPGWTETPKGPRMPAGARWNSSFSYYGPYILCGLSRLGLPGVDLTGAQSWTGDADVISLYCGPRAAAELAASRPAARADAFARAWSALEARLKACRRGLEEYSPERERHLAAARITCQLQHQGLWVAAALCGGASGASQEA; this is encoded by the coding sequence GTGGAATTGTGGCTGCTGCATCTGCCAGCGTCCCGGCCAAGGCAGCGCCAGGCCGCCCGGGATTGGCTGGCCGCGGAACTGGCGCGGCGCGACCCGCTAGCCGCGCCCGGTTGGACCGAAACGCCCAAGGGGCCGAGGATGCCCGCGGGCGCGCGCTGGAACAGTTCCTTCTCTTACTATGGCCCCTATATCCTCTGCGGCCTGTCCCGGCTGGGCCTGCCGGGCGTGGATCTGACCGGCGCGCAGTCGTGGACGGGCGATGCGGACGTTATCAGCCTCTATTGCGGTCCACGGGCTGCCGCCGAGCTGGCCGCCAGTCGGCCGGCGGCGCGGGCGGACGCCTTCGCGCGCGCCTGGAGCGCGCTGGAGGCGCGCCTGAAAGCCTGCCGGCGGGGACTGGAGGAATACTCCCCGGAGCGAGAGCGCCATCTGGCCGCCGCCCGCATCACCTGCCAGCTGCAGCACCAGGGCCTGTGGGTGGCCGCCGCGCTCTGCGGCGGCGCGTCAGGCGCCAGTCAGGAGGCTTGA